In the genome of Succinivibrio dextrinosolvens, the window AGCTATCGCCGGCTGTCACCATCATAGCTGCAGATAACTTTCTTTAGAGAATTAAGATTATGCGAAAAAAAATCCTGCACAAAGATGTGCAGGAATGAGGAGATTTTCCCTTTTAATGCATCATATCCGGTACGAATGTGATGATTGAAGGGAAATATGTCAGAACGAGTAAATCGACAATGAACATTGCAAGGTAAGGCAGAATCTTTGCGGTTACCTTGTCTACAGAAATACCTGTAATTGAGGACACAACGAACAGATCCAGACCAACAGGTGGGGTTACACAGCCGATAGCCAGGTTAACTACCATCAGCACACCGAAGAACATAGGATCGATTCCCATGCCGACAGCAACTGGCAGTAGAATTGGGGTAAGAATAACAACAGCTGCAGAAGCGTTAACCAGAGTACCGATGATCAGTAACAGAACGTTAATCATCATCAGGAATACGAACTTGTTGTCAGTTACGCTTGCGAAGAACTCTGCCAGCATGTGAGGTACATGTGCATTGGTCAGGATCCAGCCGAACAGGTTTGCGGCACCAACCACGAACATGATCATGGTGGTATTGTAAGCTGCACTTAGAAGAGTTTTTGGCAGATCACTCCACTTTAACTCCTTATAAATGAACAGACCTACAACTGCACCGTAGACTGCAGCAACAGCTGCAGCCTCAGTTGGTGTAAACAGACCCAGATAGATACCGCCTAGAATAATAACCGGCATCATCAGCGCCCAGAAACATTCCTTGAAGGATTTTGCTACCTTGATAATTGAGAAGCTGCCTTCTCCGCTGTATCCGTTTTTCTTGGAAATAAACCAGGAAACGATACACATGGTAATACCCATCAGAATACCTGGAGCGAAACCTGCCATAAACAGATCTGCAACAGATACGTTAGCGATGGAACCGTAAACCACCATGGTGATTGAAGGTGGAATAATAATACCCACCGTACCGCCTGCCGCCACTACAGCTGCTGCGAAGGCTCGAGGATATCCTCGTTTTTCCATCTCATCGATCATAGAGGCACCGATAGCCGCGGTAGTTGCTGCGGATGAGCCTGACAGGGCAGCAAAGAACATACCTGCAACTGATACCACCAGTGCCAGACCTCCTGACAGAGAACCTACCAGTGACATTGAGAAATCAACGATTCGCTTGGTAACTCCACCGTCAGACATGAAGGCTCCTGCCAGCATGAAGAAAGGCACAGCCATGAAGGAGAAGGAATCCACTGAAGTGAACATACGCTGCACAATAACCAGAAGCGGAGGCATATGTTCGCCGAAGAATAAACCTGCTGCAGAAGCCAGACCCAGACCAACACCAATCGAGGCACCGGTAGCCAGGATTACTGCAAAGGATACTAAAACGATTAATAGAACCATATTTTCCTAAGCTCCTATACTATTCACTGCCCTTTGGCTTAATCTCTGATGCAGGTGTTTTCAGTGTCTTGATAAGATTGGCAATGACATAAACAAGCATAACTGCACAGCCAAATGGTATTACCACATATACATATGACATAGGGAGCTGCATAGCAGGTGAGGTCTGGAAACTGGTCCTTGCTACCATGATACAGCCGTAGTAGACCATTATTCCCAGGAATACAATTGAGAATACGTCGGCGACAATATTAAGGAACTTAAGAGTTGCGCCCCTAACTCGACTGGTTAAGGTTTCAATACACATGTGTCCGCCGTAGCTGGCTACAAGAGGCATTGAAAGGAAAACGACCCAAACGAAAAGATAGCGAGCCAGCTCTTCACCCCAGGCAGGAGTCCAGCTGAAGATGTATCTGGTGATTACCTGAGCGAAAACCAAGAGCAGCATCAGTCCGTTGGCGAATGTAACCAGAAGCTTTAGGAATTTTTCTAATGCCTGAAATAAAGCTAGCATAAAATCATCCTTGAATTCTGTTAAAAAAATCCTCGCCCTAAGGCGAGGAAGTAGGTTTTATTTTACGTTTACAATTGCGTCAACGGTTTCGTTACCGAATTTCTTTGTATAGATTTCCCAGACGCTCTTGGTTGCATCGATGAATGCCTGCTTATCAACATCATCGTTGATCTGAGCTCCACCCTCTACAATGGTCTTGGCGAATTTGTCCTCAAGATCACGGCATAGCTGACGCTGCCAGTCTTTGGTCTCAATTGCAGCCTTGGAAATGATTTCCTTCTGGGAATCATTAAGTCTGTCCCATGCAAACTTGCTGATCAGCACAACTTCAGGTGCATAGGTGTGAGCAGTTAGAGAAACATATTTCTGAACCTCGTAGAAATGTTTTGTAGCAATCTGACTTAATGGGTTCTCCTGACCGTCGATAACGCCCTTTTGAAGTGCTGTATATAGCTCACTCATTGCCATTGGGGTTGGGCTTGCCTTAAGAGCCTTCATAAGTTCAATGTAAATTGGCTGTTCCATAACACGAACCTTTAGACCTTCCATGTCTTTAGGTGTCTTGATTGGACGCTTGTTGTTGGTCATATGACGGATACCGTTTTCCCAGATGGCCAGTGTAATCATGCCTTTTGGCTCAACATATTTCTTGCACAGATCCATACCGATGGTATCCAGTGCCTTATAGGCGTGGGCTGTATCTCTGAACAGGAATGGAAGATCGAATACTGAAACTTCTGGAGCAAAGTTTCCTAATACTGCGGTACCTGTCAGGGTCATCTCAACAGTACCTAAGGTTAGACCTTCAACAAGATCACGCTGGTTACCTAGCTGTGATGAAGGGAATACCTGAACCTCTATGTCTCCGTTTGAATAGTTCTTAACCAGTTCTGCAAAATGATCTGCACCCATGCCGTATGGGTTTGAAGGCTCTGCGATATGTCCCAGTTTAAGAGTTACTGAAGCGGCATTTGCAGCACTTAGAGAAAACATGCAGGCTGCAATGCAGGTTGCAACAAAACGAAACTTCATATGAGCTCCTTTATATCTGTAAAAAACGTAATAAAAACCTTAAAAAGTTTCAGATATGTTCAGAAAACGACGCCTGTGCACGTTTAATAAAACATACATCCGTTGTCAAAAATTAAAATCTAGACGGAAATTAGTCAAGAAACATAAGTATTTATGTATAACATCTGATAGCTTTCTCACACTTGAATTAATTTCTAAAAAATATTTTTGAAGTGTGTCACTTTTGAGGAGGTTTTTTGAAAAAAAAAGCCTGCAGACGTGAGCCATGGACTGCAGGCAAAACAATAAAGACTTAAAACTAGAAACTATTTGTAGTACTGAGTAGCAATCTTCTCAAGATCAGCCTCAGTGGTGTCTTCACCGATGCAGATAAGTTCAGTGCCGGTTAACTTGGCGAACAGAGCAATATCCTCACGGGTCAGAGCGGTTGATACAACGCTGTGGTGAGCACCACCGGCGTAGCACCAGCCTGCAGTACCGATACGGAAGTTTGGCTTGTGACGGTACATGATTCTTGCAACTGGAAGTTTTGGCATTGGCTTAGGCTGCTTTACAAGCTCGATATCAGCACAGATGATTCTAAAGTGGGTTCCCATATCAACTAAGGTTACCTGAATACCGTCACCTTCGACACCGTCGAAGATCAGACGTGCAGGATCTTCCTTGCCGCCGATACCTAAAGGTAGAACATCAATCTCAGGCTTGGTTGCAGCGAAGGTTACAGGAACCTCAAGCATGTGAGATGCAAGCTCAAGCTCCTTGCCCTCGGTTAAATCGTAGGTGTAATCCTCGATAAAGCCAGTTGCACCTTTACGTCCTTCTGCCATGTTCATCAGAACAGCTGACAGAGCTGAAATCTTGTAGTCACCCTCAGGACCAAAGCCGATACCCTTGCCCATCAGATTCTGAGCTGCAATACCTGGAAGCTGCTTTAGACCATGCAGATCCTGGAAGGTATCAGCAAATGCACCTAGCTTTCTTGCTGACAGGAACTTCTCTAAACCAACCTCATAGCGAGCCTGTTCACGAACTGCTGCAATATT includes:
- a CDS encoding TRAP transporter large permease translates to MVLLIVLVSFAVILATGASIGVGLGLASAAGLFFGEHMPPLLVIVQRMFTSVDSFSFMAVPFFMLAGAFMSDGGVTKRIVDFSMSLVGSLSGGLALVVSVAGMFFAALSGSSAATTAAIGASMIDEMEKRGYPRAFAAAVVAAGGTVGIIIPPSITMVVYGSIANVSVADLFMAGFAPGILMGITMCIVSWFISKKNGYSGEGSFSIIKVAKSFKECFWALMMPVIILGGIYLGLFTPTEAAAVAAVYGAVVGLFIYKELKWSDLPKTLLSAAYNTTMIMFVVGAANLFGWILTNAHVPHMLAEFFASVTDNKFVFLMMINVLLLIIGTLVNASAAVVILTPILLPVAVGMGIDPMFFGVLMVVNLAIGCVTPPVGLDLFVVSSITGISVDKVTAKILPYLAMFIVDLLVLTYFPSIITFVPDMMH
- a CDS encoding TRAP transporter small permease, with translation MLALFQALEKFLKLLVTFANGLMLLLVFAQVITRYIFSWTPAWGEELARYLFVWVVFLSMPLVASYGGHMCIETLTSRVRGATLKFLNIVADVFSIVFLGIMVYYGCIMVARTSFQTSPAMQLPMSYVYVVIPFGCAVMLVYVIANLIKTLKTPASEIKPKGSE
- a CDS encoding DctP family TRAP transporter solute-binding subunit; the protein is MKFRFVATCIAACMFSLSAANAASVTLKLGHIAEPSNPYGMGADHFAELVKNYSNGDIEVQVFPSSQLGNQRDLVEGLTLGTVEMTLTGTAVLGNFAPEVSVFDLPFLFRDTAHAYKALDTIGMDLCKKYVEPKGMITLAIWENGIRHMTNNKRPIKTPKDMEGLKVRVMEQPIYIELMKALKASPTPMAMSELYTALQKGVIDGQENPLSQIATKHFYEVQKYVSLTAHTYAPEVVLISKFAWDRLNDSQKEIISKAAIETKDWQRQLCRDLEDKFAKTIVEGGAQINDDVDKQAFIDATKSVWEIYTKKFGNETVDAIVNVK
- the araA gene encoding L-arabinose isomerase translates to MAKLYFVVGSQDLYGDECLKQVAADAARMTEFFNKKLQGVKVELLPTVVNSETCIEDMRKVSTDDDCIGVMTWMHTFSPAKMWIKGLQELRKPLLHLHTQANEKLPYDEIDMDFMNLNQAAHGDREYGFILARLRIPHQVVAGYYEHQDVIDRISRFVDVARAINFSRHLKVASFGNNMREVAVTDGDRVESQIRYGWECNYFALGDLVKEINAVSEAEVDTKMNEYTSKYTMKTTNIAAVREQARYEVGLEKFLSARKLGAFADTFQDLHGLKQLPGIAAQNLMGKGIGFGPEGDYKISALSAVLMNMAEGRKGATGFIEDYTYDLTEGKELELASHMLEVPVTFAATKPEIDVLPLGIGGKEDPARLIFDGVEGDGIQVTLVDMGTHFRIICADIELVKQPKPMPKLPVARIMYRHKPNFRIGTAGWCYAGGAHHSVVSTALTREDIALFAKLTGTELICIGEDTTEADLEKIATQYYK